A genomic window from Sphingobacterium spiritivorum includes:
- the uxaC gene encoding glucuronate isomerase: protein MQTEQFLNDNFLLSTPLAQKLYQDYAASLPVIDYHSHLPPLDIRENKNYKNITDIWLAGDHYKWRAMRAFGVEEKYITGDASDRDKFQKWAETVPFTIRNPLFHWTHMELKNPFGFTGLLNAQNAQDVFDKTEQQLQTSAFSTQGLLQHFNVEMVGTTDDPADDLADHSAIAKSDFKTKILPSFRPDKSLQLDGGDDYRTYLTRLSAVANVQIVDVDSLIAALHNRIEFFHALGCRISDHGLSCFPLKGNTDTEKINHIFKAVLDGDDTGVTVEIKDNFSFYILAAVSRKYHEKGWAQQYHVGALRNNNQRQRLLLGPDTGFDSIGDYQHAAALSAFLNHLDRTDQLAKTIIYNLNPADNAVFASMAGNFQGEGIKSKIQFGSAWWFLDQLDGMKKQMDALSNMGLISCFIGMLTDSRSFLSYSRHEYFRRLLCNIFAEDIHKGLIPNDPEWIGKIISDICYFNAKEYFGF, encoded by the coding sequence ATGCAGACAGAACAGTTTTTAAATGACAATTTTCTGTTGTCAACTCCTTTAGCACAAAAGCTTTATCAGGATTATGCTGCCAGTTTACCTGTTATTGATTATCATTCCCATTTACCGCCTTTAGATATCAGGGAAAATAAGAATTATAAAAATATAACTGATATCTGGCTGGCAGGAGACCATTATAAATGGAGAGCAATGCGTGCTTTTGGTGTAGAAGAAAAATACATCACAGGAGATGCCAGCGACCGCGATAAATTTCAAAAATGGGCAGAGACAGTACCGTTTACAATTAGGAATCCACTGTTTCACTGGACGCATATGGAGCTTAAAAATCCATTTGGATTCACCGGATTGCTGAATGCACAGAATGCGCAGGATGTTTTTGATAAGACTGAACAACAATTGCAAACATCAGCGTTCTCCACTCAGGGATTATTGCAGCATTTTAATGTAGAGATGGTCGGCACTACAGATGATCCAGCAGACGATCTGGCAGATCATAGTGCTATCGCAAAATCTGATTTCAAAACAAAAATATTACCCTCATTCAGACCGGACAAATCACTGCAACTTGACGGCGGAGATGATTACAGGACCTACCTCACCCGGTTGTCTGCGGTAGCAAATGTACAGATCGTAGATGTAGACTCCCTGATCGCAGCATTACATAATCGTATTGAATTTTTTCATGCTTTGGGCTGTCGTATCTCTGATCATGGCTTAAGCTGCTTTCCACTGAAAGGAAATACAGATACTGAAAAAATAAATCATATATTTAAGGCTGTATTGGATGGGGATGATACAGGTGTCACAGTTGAGATAAAAGATAATTTTTCATTCTATATTTTAGCAGCTGTATCCAGAAAATATCATGAAAAAGGCTGGGCACAGCAGTATCACGTCGGTGCGTTGCGTAATAACAATCAAAGGCAACGTCTTTTATTAGGACCAGATACAGGTTTTGATTCTATCGGCGATTATCAACATGCTGCAGCCTTGTCCGCTTTCCTAAACCATCTGGACAGGACAGACCAATTGGCCAAAACTATTATTTACAATTTAAATCCTGCCGATAATGCTGTTTTTGCATCCATGGCCGGGAATTTTCAGGGAGAGGGAATAAAAAGTAAAATACAGTTTGGCTCAGCTTGGTGGTTTCTGGATCAGCTGGACGGAATGAAAAAGCAAATGGACGCTTTATCCAATATGGGACTGATAAGCTGTTTCATCGGAATGCTCACGGATTCCAGAAGCTTTTTGTCCTATTCGAGGCATGAGTACTTCAGAAGGCTGTTGTGTAATATTTTTGCTGAAGACATTCATAAAGGATTGATCCCGAATGATCCTGAATGGATCGGTAAGATCATATCAGATATTTGTTATTTTAATGCAAAAGAGTATTTCGGTTTTTAA
- a CDS encoding SDR family oxidoreductase, with the protein MNILEQFSLKGQVIVVTGGTGILGKSFVKALAEAGAKVVIIGRNQERADERVKLVETLGGEGLAIVGDVLSESEMIAARDKIIEKWGTIDGLVNAAGGNIPGATIGPDQNLFDSKIEDTLKAIELNLNGTIIPTQVLGRVLAEKGKGSIINIASLASSSAITRVLGYNVAKCGIIGYTKWMATELSLRYGDKVRVNAIAPGVFLTEQNRTLLTNEDGTFTARAQRFLNKTPFSRLGDPSELEGALIFLLSQASGFINGETLYVDGGFNSWSGV; encoded by the coding sequence ATGAATATTTTAGAACAATTTTCCTTAAAAGGACAGGTTATTGTCGTAACAGGCGGTACCGGTATTTTAGGAAAATCTTTTGTGAAAGCATTGGCTGAAGCTGGAGCCAAAGTCGTTATTATCGGGCGTAATCAGGAACGTGCAGATGAGCGCGTGAAGTTAGTAGAGACGTTAGGAGGGGAGGGACTTGCAATCGTTGGGGATGTACTTAGTGAATCTGAAATGATTGCTGCAAGAGACAAAATAATAGAAAAATGGGGTACAATAGATGGACTGGTAAATGCAGCGGGTGGAAATATTCCCGGAGCGACCATCGGACCAGATCAGAATTTATTTGACTCCAAAATAGAGGATACATTAAAGGCTATAGAGCTCAATCTCAATGGAACGATCATCCCGACACAGGTACTTGGTCGTGTACTGGCAGAAAAGGGAAAAGGATCGATAATTAATATCGCTTCTCTGGCTTCCAGCAGTGCTATTACCCGTGTATTGGGATATAATGTCGCTAAATGCGGGATTATCGGATATACAAAGTGGATGGCAACGGAACTCTCCTTACGATATGGAGATAAAGTCCGTGTCAATGCAATTGCTCCGGGTGTCTTTTTAACCGAACAAAACAGAACATTACTGACCAACGAAGATGGTACATTCACCGCACGTGCGCAACGTTTTCTGAATAAGACTCCTTTTTCGAGATTAGGAGATCCGTCCGAACTGGAAGGCGCACTGATATTCCTGCTGAGTCAGGCTTCAGGTTTTATAAATGGGGAAACGCTCTATGTAGATGGAGGTTTCAACTCATGGTCAGGTGTATAA
- the uxuA gene encoding mannonate dehydratase, whose amino-acid sequence MNRLEQTWRWYGPNDPVSLQDVKQAGATGIVSALHHIPHGEIWTLGDIKERKAIIEAAGLTWSVVESVPVHEAIKTKSENAGLYIENYKQSLRNLAECGIHTVCYNFMPVLDWTRTHLDYGMTDGSKALYFNWFDLAFFDLYILKRAGAEQDYPRAVLEEALAKSHQYTKADIDKLSENILMGIPSEKGITLEDLTQSIRVYQHIGKDGLRDNLLWFLSQIAETCEQNQIRMTIHPDDPPYPILGLPRIASDKDDFEFIIKGVDQAFNGVCFCTGSLGAGVSNNVLDIFNVVKERVYFAHLRNVKKDVFGNFYEADHLDGDVDMYQVMKVLTAENQKREKAIPFRPDHGHQMLDDLNKVTNPGYSAIGRLRGLAELRGLELGILGS is encoded by the coding sequence ATGAACAGATTAGAGCAGACATGGAGGTGGTACGGTCCTAATGATCCGGTATCTCTTCAAGATGTTAAACAGGCAGGCGCAACAGGTATTGTCAGCGCTCTGCATCATATTCCTCACGGTGAAATATGGACATTAGGAGATATAAAAGAGAGAAAAGCCATTATTGAAGCAGCAGGTCTTACATGGTCTGTAGTAGAAAGCGTACCTGTACACGAAGCGATAAAGACTAAAAGTGAAAATGCAGGTCTATATATAGAAAACTATAAACAATCTCTGCGTAATCTCGCGGAGTGCGGAATACATACGGTCTGTTACAATTTTATGCCCGTACTGGACTGGACACGTACGCATCTGGATTACGGCATGACAGACGGTTCTAAGGCCCTGTACTTTAATTGGTTTGACCTGGCTTTCTTCGATCTGTATATACTCAAAAGAGCAGGAGCTGAGCAGGATTATCCACGGGCTGTACTGGAAGAGGCATTGGCAAAATCTCACCAGTATACCAAAGCTGATATTGATAAATTATCTGAAAATATACTGATGGGAATTCCGAGTGAAAAAGGGATAACACTCGAAGACCTTACACAAAGTATCCGTGTATATCAGCATATAGGTAAAGATGGTTTGCGGGACAACTTACTATGGTTCTTGTCTCAGATTGCGGAGACCTGTGAGCAAAATCAGATAAGGATGACCATCCATCCGGATGATCCGCCTTATCCTATATTAGGATTGCCAAGAATTGCTTCTGATAAAGATGATTTTGAATTTATTATTAAAGGAGTCGATCAGGCTTTTAATGGTGTTTGTTTCTGTACAGGATCTTTAGGTGCAGGGGTAAGTAATAATGTCTTAGACATTTTTAATGTAGTCAAAGAACGTGTCTATTTTGCACATCTGCGGAATGTGAAGAAAGATGTTTTCGGAAACTTTTATGAAGCAGATCATCTTGACGGGGATGTAGATATGTACCAAGTCATGAAGGTATTAACTGCAGAAAATCAAAAAAGAGAAAAAGCGATTCCATTTCGCCCGGACCACGGGCATCAAATGTTAGACGATTTGAATAAAGTGACGAATCCGGGTTATTCTGCCATCGGAAGATTAAGAGGTTTGGCCGAATTGAGAGGATTGGAACTTGGAATTTTAGGCAGTTAA
- a CDS encoding sugar kinase, giving the protein MPNKKVLSFGELLIRMQATSEYFFETNRNTLKVYPGGSEANVAVTLARLGIPTTYLSAAPDNALTQEILSKLGNYGIDTSQMKIQGDRLGSYFLLSANGLSKGEVIYDRKYSSFSQLSTDDINWDIIFDGIDWFHFTALTPSLNQELANICKQALQRAAERGITISVDLNYRNRLWQYGKLPNEIMPELVQYADVIMGNIWAANKMLNSPIDETLDRETSKETYVAYSKKSAANIFQAYPKCKHVANTFRFMDNATHNLFYGAYHSREADAVSETLETNNVIDRIGSGDAFMGGLIYAVIQEQSPQDIINTATQAGFQKLFVEGDFGNGKIN; this is encoded by the coding sequence ATGCCCAATAAGAAAGTGCTTTCCTTCGGTGAATTATTAATACGGATGCAGGCCACTTCAGAATACTTTTTTGAAACAAACCGGAATACTTTAAAAGTATACCCTGGCGGATCAGAAGCCAATGTAGCTGTTACATTAGCCCGATTAGGTATCCCGACTACCTATCTCAGTGCTGCTCCGGATAATGCCCTTACACAGGAAATTCTGTCCAAATTAGGAAACTATGGGATAGATACCTCCCAAATGAAAATTCAGGGCGATCGTCTGGGAAGTTATTTCTTGCTGTCAGCCAACGGATTGAGTAAAGGAGAAGTTATTTATGATCGTAAATATTCCTCCTTCAGTCAACTCTCGACAGATGATATAAACTGGGATATTATTTTTGATGGTATTGACTGGTTTCATTTTACAGCACTCACGCCTTCACTTAATCAAGAATTGGCGAATATCTGTAAACAAGCCTTACAAAGAGCGGCTGAAAGAGGCATTACTATTTCTGTAGATCTGAATTACAGAAACAGATTGTGGCAATACGGGAAGCTGCCAAATGAAATTATGCCTGAGCTGGTACAATATGCCGATGTGATTATGGGAAACATATGGGCTGCAAACAAGATGCTGAATAGTCCTATTGATGAAACATTAGACCGTGAGACTTCAAAAGAAACGTATGTAGCTTATTCTAAAAAGTCAGCTGCTAACATCTTCCAGGCTTATCCTAAATGTAAGCATGTCGCAAATACATTCAGGTTTATGGATAATGCCACCCATAATCTGTTTTATGGAGCATATCATAGCAGAGAAGCTGATGCCGTATCGGAGACATTGGAAACAAATAATGTGATTGACCGCATCGGAAGTGGTGATGCTTTTATGGGAGGTCTGATATACGCTGTAATACAGGAACAATCTCCGCAGGATATTATTAATACGGCTACTCAGGCCGGCTTTCAAAAATTATTTGTTGAAGGCGATTTTGGAAATGGAAAAATAAATTAG
- a CDS encoding MFS transporter, with protein sequence MNQKIGKYRWTICALLFFATTVNYLDRQVLSLLHPILEDEFGWTNTDYANITATFQFAYAVSMLFAGRFIDRLGTKMGFAIAIIIWSIGAIIHAYAVEMGEISARVLGMTAISTSVLGFIIARIVLGFGESGNFPAAIKATAEFFPKKERALATGIFNSGSNIGAILAPLTVPWMAHNWGWQSAFIIVGAVGFIWLIFWFILYDRPEKKLSKEEYDYVVSDSVLVANRDSDAPQPKISWFKLLGYKQTWAFTLGKFLTDGVWWFFLFWLPSYLKTQYGMESTQMMLPLAVLYSMTMFGSIGGGAFPMYFINKGYAAYDGRMRAMFVIALFPLVVLAAQPLGHYTFWIPVVLIGIGASAHQAWSANIFTTVSDMFPKSAVGSVTGIGGMAGGFGGVIMSKLGGGLFDYYGGLGHIETGYTIMFSICALAYLVAWCVMKALVPKMKVVQVD encoded by the coding sequence ATGAACCAAAAAATAGGAAAGTATCGCTGGACGATCTGCGCCTTATTATTTTTCGCTACTACAGTTAACTATCTGGATCGTCAGGTGTTGAGTCTGTTGCATCCCATTCTGGAGGATGAATTTGGCTGGACAAATACCGACTATGCCAATATCACAGCAACTTTTCAGTTTGCATATGCCGTATCTATGTTATTCGCAGGACGTTTTATAGATAGGTTAGGCACAAAAATGGGATTTGCCATTGCTATTATTATATGGTCTATAGGAGCTATAATTCATGCATATGCTGTAGAGATGGGAGAGATATCTGCCCGTGTATTAGGTATGACAGCCATTTCGACATCAGTATTAGGTTTTATAATCGCACGGATTGTACTTGGCTTCGGAGAATCCGGTAACTTTCCGGCAGCTATAAAAGCTACTGCGGAGTTCTTCCCAAAAAAGGAACGCGCTCTTGCAACGGGAATATTTAATTCAGGATCTAATATTGGTGCTATTCTGGCGCCGTTGACAGTGCCGTGGATGGCGCATAACTGGGGGTGGCAGTCTGCATTTATTATTGTAGGCGCAGTAGGATTTATATGGCTGATATTTTGGTTTATCCTATATGACAGACCGGAGAAAAAGCTATCTAAGGAAGAATATGATTATGTAGTAAGTGATTCTGTACTAGTTGCTAACAGAGATTCTGATGCTCCTCAGCCTAAAATATCTTGGTTCAAATTGCTTGGGTATAAACAAACCTGGGCATTTACCTTAGGCAAATTTCTGACGGATGGAGTATGGTGGTTCTTTTTATTCTGGCTGCCGTCTTACCTGAAAACGCAATATGGAATGGAAAGTACACAGATGATGCTTCCTTTAGCGGTATTATATAGTATGACCATGTTTGGATCTATTGGTGGAGGTGCTTTTCCGATGTACTTTATCAATAAGGGATATGCGGCATATGACGGTCGGATGCGTGCTATGTTTGTCATCGCCTTATTCCCTTTAGTGGTACTGGCTGCACAGCCGCTGGGACACTATACTTTCTGGATTCCGGTAGTGCTGATAGGAATAGGTGCCTCTGCACATCAGGCATGGTCAGCCAATATTTTTACAACTGTATCTGATATGTTTCCCAAAAGTGCCGTTGGCTCCGTAACCGGTATAGGCGGTATGGCCGGTGGTTTCGGAGGAGTGATTATGTCCAAACTAGGAGGTGGTCTGTTTGATTACTATGGTGGTTTGGGACATATAGAGACCGGTTACACAATTATGTTTTCTATCTGTGCATTAGCTTATCTGGTGGCTTGGTGTGTTATGAAAGCACTGGTTCCGAAAATGAAAGTCGTTCAGGTAGACTAA